Within Paeniglutamicibacter psychrophenolicus, the genomic segment TAGATGCGTGCTCCCCCGCGCGGGCGCTGAACGATCACGCCCGGGCCGGCTCCCATGATGAATGCGACGCCCGCGCCGCTGACCCGCAGGCCCCAGCCGCCGAATTCGGCCGGGGTGATCTCACGTGCCTCGGCCTGTTCGATGTCGGCGGGCTTGACGTGCAGCATCTTGAGGAATCCGCCGCCGTGGACGCGGATGCCGGCGTCGTCGGCCACGACCTTTCCGGCCAGGCAGGTTGCGCCGGCCCCCAGCACGATGGCGATGCCGGGCACCATGGACCAGAAGGCGACCGGACTCTCCCTTCCGGCGGTGAATCCAAGCACTGCCATGCCCACGGCCAGGACCGGCATGAGTGCCAGCATCCACGCCGGTCCGCGCACCGTGGAAGCGATCACGGTGCCGGGGGCAAACGCGTGTACGGCGGACGCCGGGCCTGGCGACGCGTCGCCCTCCGCAGGGGCCCTGGGCGGCAATGCGGCACGGACCAGCAGTGCGGAGCCGATTCCCCACAGCACGCCAAGCACGATGCCGGCAACCAGCACCGTGCTCTCCATCCGGGTGCCCAGTGCCGCGGGCTTGTCCAGCTGGCCAACCAGGCCGGAGAGGAACATCCCTCCGATGCCGACCACCAGGCAATTGCCCAGGCCCGCCATCAGCGGGACCCCGCTGCGGCCCGCGGGACCCGCGAGGCTGCGTGCCGCCGCCGGCATGAGGATGCCCAGCAGCACGAGGGTGAAGGCGCCAACCAGCACGTGGGTGGTGAGGCCGCCGGTTCCGTCGGCCACCCCGGTTGCGCCCCAGTGGGTTGCCACCGGATCGGGCAGCCGCCCGCGCCAGAGCAGTGAGCTGCCCAGGTGGGCCGCCAGCACGATGCCCAGGGTGGACAGCGAGAGCCACCAGAGCCGGGGCGTGCGAGCCGTGGCCGGCGGCGGGTTCGGTGATGCGGTCATGGGTTCGGTTTCCCCCTTCGGTGGTGCGGGCATGGGACTGCCTCGAGCATATCCAGTTCACCGCACGGGTTTCATCCCTGCCACGCGGGCGCCGGGCGTGCTAGATGAAGTGGGGCCCGCACCCGGCCAGGCGCAGCACGCCCGAGACCATCGAGCGGGCGGTCAGCGCGCTGGTTGCCGGATTGGCGGGATCCGGGAAGTTCTCGATCCCGAAGCGGTAGTTCCCGCCTTCCCCGCGCACGGTGATCTCGTGGCGGGTCATGGCGGCGGCCGGGTCGGCGATGATGTCCACCGCCACCAGGTCCAGGTCCCCTGCGGCCAGGCCCAGGGCGGCGGCCACGTTGATGTTGGAGGGGAAGTCCCGAATGGCATCGGCCACCGAGCCGGAGAAGACGGGCGCCGCGGTTCCGGATTCGGCCGTCCGGGTGATCGCCGAGCGCAGGGCCCCGGGCAGCCCGGGATGCAGCAGCGCCGCCGGCAGCTTGCGGGTGCGCAGCTCGATGGCGTTGATGGTGCCGGCCGAAGCGCGGATGAGGTCCAGTCCCCCGATGGCACCGGTGGAGTAGTGGCAGCGCCCGGGGCCGGCCTCAAGCACGGCGCGCAGCCGGCCATCGGCCAACGCCCCCAGCGAGGCCACCAGCAGGTCGGTTCCCGCGCTGGTGATCGCCGGCCCGTGGGCACGCACCGCGGCCGGGGAGGCGCACTCGATGACCAGGTCGGCCCGTTCGATGGCCGTGGCCAGGTCGAGCACCGGCACCCGCGGCCCGGAGCCGGGCCCGGCGGGGCCGGTCGGGCCGGTGGTTCGTGCCGTGAGTGCCGCCGGATCGGGGTCGGCCAGGGACGCGCGGTCCAGCACCCCGAGCACCCGCACCTCTCCATCGTGCGCGCCAAGCATCCGGTGGACCGCCTGCCCGATCGCGCCGTATCCCAGCAGCACCACATCAATTCCCATGCCATCCATCCAACCAGCATCCGCGTGCACTTGCGGGAGGACGGGGTGATGGTGAGAGAATGGACACACTGTTCAAGGCTTGTTTCACACTCTGAAGGTGTTGTGGCACGCCGTGCCGCATCGCCACGCGCAGTTTCGGGCCCGGTGCAGCCCACAGATTTCAGCTCGGCAACCATCGAAAGGCACGTCAGACCATGCCAGGAATGAACCTCACCCGCGAAGAAGCCCGCATCCGCGCGGAACTGATCCACGTGCACTCCTACGACGTCGAGCTTGACCTCACCGGCTCCGACACCGTCTTCTCCTCGCGCACCACGGTGCGCTTTTCCGCCTCCGCGGGTTCCGCCACCTTCATCGACGCTGTCACCTCGGCCGTGCGCTCGGTGAACCTCAACGGCACCGAGCTGGACCCCGCTGCGGTGTCCGATGGCGTGCGCATCGCGCTGGAGGACCTGGCGGAAGAAAACACCCTGGTCATCGACGCCGAGGCGCTGTACATGAACACCGGCGAGGGACTGCACCGCTTCGTGGACCCGGTGGATGACGAGGTCTACCTTTACTCGCAGTTCGAGGTGCCCGATTCCCGGCGCATGTTCGCGGTCTTCGAGCAGCCCGACCTGAAGGCGACGTTCGCCTTCACGATCACCGCCCCGGAGCACTGGGACGTCATCTCCAACGCCCCCACCCCTGAGCCGGTGCCCGCCCACCAGGGTGCCAAGAGGTGGGCCTTCGCGCCGACCGCGCGCATCTCCTCCTACATCACCGCGCTCGTCGCCGGTCCCTACAAATCCGTGCGCTCGGAGTTGACCAGCAGCGACGGACGCACCATCCCGCTGGGCGTCTTCGCCCGCGCCTCGCTCATGGAGCACCTGGACGCGGAAAACATCTTCACCCTCACCCGCCAGGGCTTCGAGTTCTTCGAGGAGCAGTTCGGCACCCCATACCCGTTCGAGAAGTACGACCAGCTCTTCGTGCCCGAGTTCAATGCCGGGGCCATGGAGAACGCCGGGGCGGTGACGTTCCTGGAGTCCTACGTCTTCCGCTCGCGGCCCACCGACGCGATGGTCGAGCGCCGCGCCATCACGATCCTGCACGAGCTGGCCCACATGTGGTTCGGGGACCTGGTCACCATGCGCTGGTGGAACGACCTGTGGCTCAACGAGTCCTTCGCCGAGTTCATGTCCACGCTGGCCGCCGCGCAGAACACCGAATTCACCTCCTCGTGGACAACCTTCAACATCCTGGAGAAGAACTGGGCCTACCGCCAGGACCAGCTGCCCTCCACGCACCCGATCGTCGCCGAGATCAACGACCTCGAGGACGTGCTGGTGAACTTCGACGGCATCACCTACGCCAAGGGCGCCTCCGTGCTGCGCCAGCTGGTCGCCTGGGTCGGCCAGGAGCAGTTCATGGCCGGGGTGCGCGAGTACTTCGCCAAGCACGCCTGGAAAAACACCGAGCTGCCGGACTTGATGCGCGAGCTGGAGGCCGCTTCCGGCCGCGACCTGGGGCAGTGGTCCAGGCTCTGGCTGGAAACCGCCGGGGTCAACACCTTGCGCGCGCACATCGACACCGACGGCGCCGGGACCATCACCGCCTTCGACATCGCGCAAACCGCGGTGGCCGAGCACCCGGTGATCCGCCCGCACCGCCTGGCCGTGGGCTTCTACGACCTGGACGAATCCGGCGCCCTGGTGCGGGTGCACCGCGAGGAACTCGACGTCGCAGGCCCCTCCACCCCGGTGCCGGCACTGGTGGGGCGCAAGCGCCCCGCGCTGGTGCTGGTCAACGACGACGACCTGGCCTACACGAAGATCCGCCTGGATCCGGCCTCGCTGGCCACCGCGACCGAGCACCTGAAGGACTTCACCGACTCGCTGCCGCGCACCCTGGTCTGGTCGGCGGCCTGGGATGCGGTGCGCGACGCCGAGACCGGCGCCCGCAGCTACATCGAGCTGGTGCTCAAGAACATCGGGCACGAATCCGACTCCACCGTGATCATGGTGCTGCTGCGCCAGCTGAACACTGCCCTGGATTTCTACGTGGCCCGCGAACACGCCCCGGCCGCCCGGCTGGCGGCCGCGGAAAAGCTCTGGGAGCTGGCCCGGGAGGCTGATGCCGGATCGGATGCGCAATTGCAGTTCACCGGCGCCTTCGCCAACCTGGCGCACACCGAGTCCCAGCTCGACGCCGTCGCCGACCTGCTCGAGGGCCGCGGCACTCTTGAGGGGCTGGCGGTGGACGCGGACCTGCGCTGGGACCTGGTGGTCTCGCTGGCCGCCGGGGGCCGCGCCGATGTGCCGGCCATCGAGGCCGAGCTGGCACGCGACGCCACCTCCACCGGGCAGCTGGCCGCCCACACGGCGCGTGCCGCGATTCCCACGCCCGGCGCCAAGCGGGCCGCCTGGGATGCCGTCATCGCCGGGAAGCTGTCCAACCTGGAACAGCGCGCGGCCATCGCAGGCTTCAACCGCGTGCACGACGCGTCGCTGATTTCCCCCTACACGGGCGAGTACTTCGACGCCGCCAGGGTTGTGTGGGAGTCCAAGAGCTACGAGATCGCCCAGCAGATCGTCACCGGGTTCTACCCGGCGGCGCAGACCAGCCAGGCCACGCTGGCTTCAACCGATGCGTTCCTGGCCGAGTTGGGCGGGGATTCCCCGGCACTGCACCGGCTGGTCATCGAGTCCCGCGAGTCAGTGGTCCGCGCCCTGGCCGCGCAGTCTGCCGACGCACACGGAGCCGGCGCCTAGCCGGTCCGCCCGCGAACCGGTGGTGCCGGAGTGCGCCGGCACCACCGGTTGGGCGAGAATGGGAGCATGAACCTGGCACTGCACGAATATCGCGTTGACATCTCCTGGACCGGCAACCGCGGCGAAGGAACCTCCGCCTACCGCAGCTACGGACGCGACCACGTGATCCGCGCCGCCGGACTGCCCGATCTTCCCGGCACCGCCGACCCGACGTTCCACGGGGACAAGGACCGCTGGAACCCCGAGCAGCTGCTGCTGGCCGCGCTGTCCCAGTGCCACATGCTCTCCTACCTGCACGTGGCGGTGCAGCACGGCCTGGTCGTCACCGGCTACACCGATGCGGCCTCCGGGGTGCTGCGGCTGAACCGCGACGGCAGCGGGGAATTCCTCGAGGCGAATCTGGCCCCGCGCGTGGCATTGCGCGACGAGTCCCAGCGGGCGCTGGCCGATTCCCTGCACGCGGCGGCAAACGCCGTGTGCTTCATCGCCCGCAGCGTGAACTTCCCGGTGCACCACGCCCCGGTGGCCCCGGGCGCCTGAGCAGTGGACACCGGCACCCCGGCGGTTGAACTGCTGACCGCGATGCTGCTGCCGCTTGCCGATGCCGGCCGGGCAGGGAGCGCACAGGCCTACATGAAAACCACGCAGCCGTTCCTGGGCGTGCCGGTCCCCGTGCTGCGGCGCACCACCCGCGAGCTGGTCCGCAGGCTCGGCGCCACGAGCGCGCCGGAGCGGCTCGAGCTGGCCACCGGGATCTGGTCCCAGGCCACGCATCGCGAGCACTGGTACGCCGCCCAGGAGATCTGTGCGGCCGCCGCCTGCCGCGGGGAGATGGCATTCCTGCCGCTGTATGAGCGCATGATCGTTGAGGGCGCCTGGTGGGACATCGTCGATGGATGCTCCCGGCCCCTGGGGCCGCTGCTGCTCGCCCACCCGGAACCCCTCGCCGCAACGATGCGCCGCTGGAGCACGGATGCGAACATGTGGAAGCGGCGCCAGTCGATGATCTGCCAGCTGCACCTGCGTGCGGACACCGACACCGCGCTGCTCGACGAGGCGCTGTGCGCCAACCTGGGCGATTCGGAGTTCTTCATCCGCAAGGCCATGGGCTGGGCGCTGCGGCAATACGCCAAGACCGACCCCGGGTGGGTGCGTGCCTGGGTGTCGGCGCACCGGGAGCACATGAGCCCGCTGGCGGTGCGCGAGGCGCTCAAGCACCTGGGCCAGCCGGCGTAGGTCCCGTGGGCCCGGGGCCGGCATCTCACGCCCTGCGCGAAAGCCGTCCGGCCGCCGCGGGGCGCGCGGGATAATGGGCACAAAGGGTCCCGGGCCGCAGCCGGGAACTGAAAGGACACCGAACCGTGAACGAGAACCACCCCGCCCCCGAACCCGCCCCCGAGCCGGCACTGCTGCCGGTGCCCACCCGCTTCGGCGAGGGCATCGGGCAATTGCGCCCCTTCGGGCAGGAACCGGGCCAATTGCGCCCGGTCGGCGCCTCGCTGAGCAACGCGCTGCCCGAGGGCAAGCTCTCCCCCAACGACGACCACGACCCGGCCGCCTACGAGGGCACCTTCTACGCGCAGGTCGGCGGGCGGGAGACCTTCGCCAAGCTGGCCGAGGCCTTCTACGACTCGGTGGGCCAGGACCTGGAGTTCCGTGCCATGTACCCGGAGACGGACCTGCGCCCGGCCACCATGCGCCTGCAGCTGTTCCTGGAACAGTACTGGGGCGGGCCCAAGACCTACTCCGAGCGCCGCGGGCACCCGCGCCTGCGCATGCGCCACGTCCCGTACACGATCAATTCGCACAACCGCGACGTTTGGCTCAAGCACATGCGCATTGCCGTGGACTCGCTGGAACTGCCGCCGCTGCAGGAGGCAACGCTCTGGGACTACTTCGACCGGGCCGCCCACTCGCTGGTGAACGCGCCCGACCAGTAACCTCTCCGGGGAAAGAACCCCCTCGGGATCCGGGCTGCTAGCCCAGGATGCCGCCTTGGCGTGCCACCACGTGCCCTCCGGTGCTGCCCAACCGCAGCCAGGCGCCGGAGGAAAACAGCGTGGAGCTCTCCCCCTCGCGCAGGAACCCCAGTGCGTGGGCACCGAAGGCCATGGCCAGCGGCATCGCCGCTTCGACCCCTTCGACGGGCGAGGACCAGATCCTGGCACGCACGGTCTTGAGCACCGGGCGCCCGGCGTTTTCGGGCAGGGCCTGGGCCACCACGCCCATGCCGCGCACCGCCTCGGCAACCAGCATGTCGTCGGACAGCGTCGCCACCGCGTTCCAGCCGCCGCGCGGGACCTGCTGGCCCGCCCACGACGCGTTGACCTCCGCCGGGGGAACCGAAAGCTCCAGGGACGTGGTCCCCATCCGGGCCAGCCGTTCGGTCAGCGCGGAGATCGCATAGACGCCCTGCGCCTTGGCCGGGACCGAGAGCCGTACGGCGCGCATCCCCAGCACCGTGGGAACCGAATCGCCCAGGAACTCCGGGTAGAGCACCGGGACATACAGGGCCAGGGCATTGCCGGCCGCCTGCATAATCACCGCGCCGTCCTCGATCGAACGCGCGCGGGAAAGGAACGTGCCCAGGTCCGCAACGGTTTCCTGGTCCTCGAGTACTACGAATTCACTTGCCATGCCTTCATACTTCCATGTCCGGGGCGGGCCGGCCCATTGCAGCGGTCCTCCGGAGACACACAAGACACTGCGGCGCGGGGCGGCGTCGGGTGCGAATACGGCGAACGGCCCACCGGGGCGATAGTGTCTTACCAGATCCATTTTTCTCCCCTCCAAGGAGCAGACACGTGAGTACCCAAGACACCACGACCCCGAAGCTGATCGAGCTGCTGGACCTCTCCGGCGATCCCGAGGCCCGCACCGACGAGGACATCTTCGTCGGCCACACCCCGCCCCAGGCCCGGAACCGCGTCTTTGGCGGCCAGGTGCTCGGCCAGGCGGTGATGGCCGCCTCCAAGACCATCGAGGAGGCGCGCCCGATCCATTCGATGCACGGATACTTCCTGCGCGCCGGGGACGCGAGCCTGCCGATCACCTTCGGGGTGCAGCGGCTGCGCGACGGGCGCTCGTTTTCCGCCCGGCGGGTCCACGCCTACCAGAACGGTGTGCCGATCCTCTCGATGATCGCTTCCTTCCAGGCGTACGCCGAGGGCCTCGACCACCAGGATGCCATGCCCGAGGGCGTCCCGGATCCCGAGTCGCTGCCCACCACCGCCGAGCTGATCGGCGGCCTGGACCACCCGGTGGCCAAGGAGTACGCGTTCGACAGGCCCTTCGACATCCGATACATCAGCGAGCCGCTCTTCCTCAAGGGCCCCGCGGACCGTCCGGCAACCAACGCGGTGTGGATGAAGACCAACTCCGCCATGCCCGATGACGACGCCATGCACCGTGCCGCACTGGCCTATGCCAGCGACTACACGCTGCTGGAGCCGGTGCTGCGCCGCCACGGTCTGACCTGGATCACCCCCGGCATGTCCGTGGCCAGCCTTGACCACGCGATGTGGTGGCACCGTCCGTTCCGTGTCGATGAGTGGCTGCTGTACGTCCAGGAATCCCCCAGC encodes:
- a CDS encoding acyl-CoA thioesterase, whose product is MSTQDTTTPKLIELLDLSGDPEARTDEDIFVGHTPPQARNRVFGGQVLGQAVMAASKTIEEARPIHSMHGYFLRAGDASLPITFGVQRLRDGRSFSARRVHAYQNGVPILSMIASFQAYAEGLDHQDAMPEGVPDPESLPTTAELIGGLDHPVAKEYAFDRPFDIRYISEPLFLKGPADRPATNAVWMKTNSAMPDDDAMHRAALAYASDYTLLEPVLRRHGLTWITPGMSVASLDHAMWWHRPFRVDEWLLYVQESPSASGARGLATGRIFNRAGELVAIVAQEGMIRLPQDED
- a CDS encoding globin; the protein is MNENHPAPEPAPEPALLPVPTRFGEGIGQLRPFGQEPGQLRPVGASLSNALPEGKLSPNDDHDPAAYEGTFYAQVGGRETFAKLAEAFYDSVGQDLEFRAMYPETDLRPATMRLQLFLEQYWGGPKTYSERRGHPRLRMRHVPYTINSHNRDVWLKHMRIAVDSLELPPLQEATLWDYFDRAAHSLVNAPDQ
- a CDS encoding OsmC family protein encodes the protein MNLALHEYRVDISWTGNRGEGTSAYRSYGRDHVIRAAGLPDLPGTADPTFHGDKDRWNPEQLLLAALSQCHMLSYLHVAVQHGLVVTGYTDAASGVLRLNRDGSGEFLEANLAPRVALRDESQRALADSLHAAANAVCFIARSVNFPVHHAPVAPGA
- a CDS encoding DUF1648 domain-containing protein, with the protein product MTASPNPPPATARTPRLWWLSLSTLGIVLAAHLGSSLLWRGRLPDPVATHWGATGVADGTGGLTTHVLVGAFTLVLLGILMPAAARSLAGPAGRSGVPLMAGLGNCLVVGIGGMFLSGLVGQLDKPAALGTRMESTVLVAGIVLGVLWGIGSALLVRAALPPRAPAEGDASPGPASAVHAFAPGTVIASTVRGPAWMLALMPVLAVGMAVLGFTAGRESPVAFWSMVPGIAIVLGAGATCLAGKVVADDAGIRVHGGGFLKMLHVKPADIEQAEAREITPAEFGGWGLRVSGAGVAFIMGAGPGVIVQRPRGGARIYSVATMADAEAMAGLLNSLAAGRRQAGSST
- the pepN gene encoding aminopeptidase N, coding for MPGMNLTREEARIRAELIHVHSYDVELDLTGSDTVFSSRTTVRFSASAGSATFIDAVTSAVRSVNLNGTELDPAAVSDGVRIALEDLAEENTLVIDAEALYMNTGEGLHRFVDPVDDEVYLYSQFEVPDSRRMFAVFEQPDLKATFAFTITAPEHWDVISNAPTPEPVPAHQGAKRWAFAPTARISSYITALVAGPYKSVRSELTSSDGRTIPLGVFARASLMEHLDAENIFTLTRQGFEFFEEQFGTPYPFEKYDQLFVPEFNAGAMENAGAVTFLESYVFRSRPTDAMVERRAITILHELAHMWFGDLVTMRWWNDLWLNESFAEFMSTLAAAQNTEFTSSWTTFNILEKNWAYRQDQLPSTHPIVAEINDLEDVLVNFDGITYAKGASVLRQLVAWVGQEQFMAGVREYFAKHAWKNTELPDLMRELEAASGRDLGQWSRLWLETAGVNTLRAHIDTDGAGTITAFDIAQTAVAEHPVIRPHRLAVGFYDLDESGALVRVHREELDVAGPSTPVPALVGRKRPALVLVNDDDLAYTKIRLDPASLATATEHLKDFTDSLPRTLVWSAAWDAVRDAETGARSYIELVLKNIGHESDSTVIMVLLRQLNTALDFYVAREHAPAARLAAAEKLWELAREADAGSDAQLQFTGAFANLAHTESQLDAVADLLEGRGTLEGLAVDADLRWDLVVSLAAGGRADVPAIEAELARDATSTGQLAAHTARAAIPTPGAKRAAWDAVIAGKLSNLEQRAAIAGFNRVHDASLISPYTGEYFDAARVVWESKSYEIAQQIVTGFYPAAQTSQATLASTDAFLAELGGDSPALHRLVIESRESVVRALAAQSADAHGAGA
- a CDS encoding aspartate dehydrogenase domain-containing protein, whose translation is MGIDVVLLGYGAIGQAVHRMLGAHDGEVRVLGVLDRASLADPDPAALTARTTGPTGPAGPGSGPRVPVLDLATAIERADLVIECASPAAVRAHGPAITSAGTDLLVASLGALADGRLRAVLEAGPGRCHYSTGAIGGLDLIRASAGTINAIELRTRKLPAALLHPGLPGALRSAITRTAESGTAAPVFSGSVADAIRDFPSNINVAAALGLAAGDLDLVAVDIIADPAAAMTRHEITVRGEGGNYRFGIENFPDPANPATSALTARSMVSGVLRLAGCGPHFI
- a CDS encoding DNA alkylation repair protein gives rise to the protein MDTGTPAVELLTAMLLPLADAGRAGSAQAYMKTTQPFLGVPVPVLRRTTRELVRRLGATSAPERLELATGIWSQATHREHWYAAQEICAAAACRGEMAFLPLYERMIVEGAWWDIVDGCSRPLGPLLLAHPEPLAATMRRWSTDANMWKRRQSMICQLHLRADTDTALLDEALCANLGDSEFFIRKAMGWALRQYAKTDPGWVRAWVSAHREHMSPLAVREALKHLGQPA